A region of Streptomyces sp. NBC_01750 DNA encodes the following proteins:
- a CDS encoding VIT1/CCC1 transporter family protein — protein MTDVPHDAPHDEAHGGALGSRLNWLRAAVLGANDGVVSTAGLVVGVAGATSSRDTLLTAGLAGLLAGSMSMAAGEYVSVSAQRDSEKAALAMERRELREQPEEELEELTGLLAARGLSLEVAREAAEQLTERDALRAHARVELGIDPDQLTNPWHAAGASFLAFTVGALLPLLAIVLPPPSMRLYVTVFSVLAALALTGWWSARLGAAAAGPAVLRNMGGGAVAMAVTYGAGSLLGAAGV, from the coding sequence GTGACTGACGTACCCCACGACGCACCTCACGACGAAGCCCACGGCGGGGCGCTCGGCTCGCGGCTCAACTGGCTCCGTGCCGCGGTACTCGGCGCCAACGACGGCGTCGTCTCCACCGCGGGCCTCGTCGTCGGCGTCGCCGGAGCCACGAGCTCGCGCGACACCCTGCTCACCGCGGGTCTGGCGGGACTGCTGGCCGGCTCCATGTCGATGGCGGCCGGTGAGTACGTCTCCGTATCCGCGCAGCGCGACTCGGAGAAGGCGGCGCTGGCCATGGAGCGACGCGAGCTGCGCGAACAGCCGGAGGAGGAACTCGAGGAGCTGACCGGTCTGTTGGCGGCCCGCGGCCTGTCCCTGGAAGTGGCCCGCGAGGCGGCGGAACAGCTCACCGAACGGGACGCGCTGCGCGCCCACGCGCGCGTCGAGCTCGGCATCGACCCGGACCAACTGACGAACCCCTGGCACGCGGCAGGCGCCAGCTTCCTGGCCTTCACGGTCGGCGCGCTGCTGCCGCTGCTGGCGATCGTTCTGCCGCCGCCGTCGATGCGGTTGTACGTCACCGTGTTCTCGGTGCTCGCGGCCCTGGCCCTGACGGGCTGGTGGAGCGCACGCCTGGGCGCGGCGGCCGCGGGCCCGGCGGTGCTGAGGAACATGGGCGGCGGAGCGGTGGCGATGGCGGTGACATACGGGGCGGGTTCGCTGCTGGGCGCGGCGGGCGTCTGA
- a CDS encoding sterol desaturase family protein → MPNLPDVVLWSIPAFVLLSALEMVTVRLHPDEDAAGYDTRDAATSVGMGLGSLVFDFLWKIPIVAIYTAVYELTPARVPVLWWTILLMLLAQDFFYYWSHRGHHVIRILWACHVVHHSSRKFNLTTALRQPWTSLTVWPFYLPLIACGVHPAALAFCSSASLVYQFWVHTERIDKLPRPLEYVLNTPSHHRVHHASQGGYLDRNFGGILIVWDRLFGSFTPETERPVFGLTKNIGTHNPLRVATHEYAAIARDVRAADSWRERAGRVFRGPGWQPEPRTAAAAAAPEAAA, encoded by the coding sequence ATGCCGAACCTGCCCGATGTCGTGCTGTGGTCGATACCCGCCTTCGTGCTGCTCAGCGCCCTGGAGATGGTGACCGTCCGCCTCCATCCCGACGAGGATGCCGCCGGGTACGACACCAGGGACGCCGCCACCAGCGTCGGCATGGGGCTCGGCAGTCTTGTCTTCGACTTCCTGTGGAAGATCCCCATCGTCGCGATCTACACCGCGGTCTACGAGCTCACCCCCGCACGCGTCCCCGTCCTGTGGTGGACGATCCTGCTGATGCTGCTCGCGCAGGACTTCTTCTACTACTGGTCCCACCGCGGCCACCATGTCATCCGGATCCTGTGGGCCTGCCATGTCGTGCACCACTCGAGCCGGAAGTTCAACCTCACCACCGCGCTGCGCCAGCCCTGGACGAGTCTGACGGTCTGGCCGTTCTATCTGCCGCTCATCGCGTGCGGTGTGCATCCGGCCGCGCTCGCCTTCTGCTCGTCCGCCAGCCTCGTGTACCAGTTCTGGGTGCACACCGAGCGGATCGACAAGCTGCCGCGGCCCCTGGAGTACGTACTGAACACGCCCTCCCACCACCGGGTGCATCACGCCTCCCAAGGCGGCTATCTGGACCGGAACTTCGGCGGGATCCTGATCGTCTGGGACCGGCTCTTCGGGTCGTTCACGCCCGAGACCGAGCGGCCCGTGTTCGGGCTCACCAAGAACATCGGGACCCACAACCCGCTGCGGGTCGCCACGCATGAGTACGCGGCGATCGCCCGGGACGTACGAGCCGCGGACAGCTGGCGCGAGCGGGCCGGGCGGGTCTTCCGTGGCCCCGGCTGGCAGCCGGAGCCACGGACTGCGGCGGCGGCCGCCGCGCCGGAGGCCGCCGCGTGA
- a CDS encoding amidohydrolase family protein: MTGRTTDRATDRYTVISADCHAGADLPDYKPYLEKRYHEDFDAWADTYINPYEDLLADTADRNWNSDRRLAELEVDGIVAEVVFPNTIPPFFPSASLMAPAPTREEYEHRWAGLRAHNRWLADFCAAAPGRRAGVAQILLNDVDEAVREIHRIKEAGLTGGILLPGTPPGSGLPELYSQTYDPVWAVCDELGIPVNHHGGSASPPLGDEPAARAVFMVETTWFSHRALWHLIFGGAFRRHPGLRLVLTEQGSGWIPGVLDMLDYYHSRLVAAANRAVTAESKFGAGLAASMGRGPSEVWRDNCFVGASFMRPHEVPLRDRIGLDKIMWGSDYPHDEGTAPYSREGLRIAYAGLPRDEVAAMAGGNAARVYGFDLGILDPIAAKVGPTVEEIAEPLGEIPADATSPAFARGGSVRVW; this comes from the coding sequence ATGACGGGCCGCACCACCGACCGCGCGACGGACCGCTACACCGTCATCTCCGCCGACTGCCACGCCGGCGCCGATCTCCCCGACTACAAGCCGTACTTGGAGAAGAGGTACCACGAGGACTTCGACGCCTGGGCGGACACCTACATCAATCCGTACGAGGATCTCCTCGCCGACACGGCCGACCGCAACTGGAACTCGGACCGGCGGCTGGCCGAGCTGGAGGTGGACGGCATCGTCGCCGAGGTCGTCTTCCCCAACACCATCCCGCCCTTCTTCCCCAGCGCCTCCCTGATGGCTCCGGCGCCGACGCGGGAGGAGTACGAGCACCGCTGGGCCGGACTGCGTGCCCACAACCGCTGGCTCGCCGACTTCTGCGCGGCGGCCCCCGGGCGCCGGGCGGGCGTCGCGCAGATCCTGCTCAACGACGTGGACGAGGCGGTCCGCGAGATCCACCGGATCAAGGAGGCGGGCCTCACCGGCGGGATCCTGCTGCCCGGTACCCCGCCGGGCTCGGGTCTGCCCGAGCTGTACTCGCAGACGTACGACCCGGTCTGGGCGGTCTGCGACGAGCTCGGCATACCGGTCAACCACCACGGCGGCTCGGCGTCCCCGCCGCTGGGCGACGAACCGGCGGCCCGGGCGGTGTTCATGGTGGAGACCACCTGGTTCTCGCACCGGGCGCTGTGGCACCTGATCTTCGGCGGCGCCTTCCGCCGCCACCCGGGCCTGAGACTGGTCCTCACCGAACAGGGTTCCGGGTGGATTCCGGGCGTGCTCGACATGCTGGACTACTACCACTCGCGCCTGGTGGCCGCGGCGAACAGGGCCGTCACCGCCGAGTCCAAGTTCGGTGCCGGGCTTGCCGCTTCGATGGGCAGAGGTCCGAGCGAGGTCTGGCGCGACAACTGCTTCGTCGGCGCGAGCTTCATGCGTCCGCACGAGGTGCCGCTGCGCGACCGGATCGGCCTCGACAAGATCATGTGGGGCAGCGACTATCCGCACGACGAGGGCACGGCCCCGTACTCCCGCGAAGGTCTCCGCATCGCCTACGCGGGTCTGCCGAGGGACGAGGTCGCGGCGATGGCCGGCGGCAACGCCGCGCGTGTCTACGGTTTCGACCTGGGCATCCTCGACCCGATCGCGGCGAAGGTCGGTCCGACGGTCGAGGAGATCGCCGAGCCCCTGGGGGAGATACCGGCCGACGCGACGAGTCCCGCCTTCGCGCGGGGCGGGTCGGTGCGCGTCTGGTGA
- a CDS encoding zinc-dependent alcohol dehydrogenase family protein yields the protein MRATVIHAPHDIRVEEVPDPAIQQPTDVVLRVLRACICGSDLWAYRGESARRPGQRIGHEFLGVVEEAGSAVSGFAPGDLVVAPFVWSDGTCDFCGEGLHTSCPQGGFWGSVGSDGGQGEAVRVPFADGTLVKLPAEAASDDRLLTALLALSDVMGTGHHAAVGAGVRAGSTVAVVGDGAVGLCGVLAAKRLGAERIIALGRHQVRTDIAKTFGATDVVAERGEAAVAAVRELTGGQGAHAVIEAVGTEQSMRTAVGITRDGGAIGYVGVPHGSGTGLDLGVMFDRNIALRGGVAPVRAYIPELLPDILDGTIDPSPVFDLSVGLDGVPAGYKAMDERTALKVIIKP from the coding sequence ATGCGCGCCACCGTCATCCACGCCCCGCACGACATCCGCGTGGAGGAGGTGCCCGATCCGGCGATCCAGCAGCCCACCGACGTGGTCCTGCGTGTCCTGCGCGCCTGCATCTGCGGCAGTGACCTGTGGGCGTACCGCGGTGAGTCCGCGCGCCGGCCGGGACAGCGCATCGGGCACGAGTTCCTCGGCGTGGTCGAGGAGGCCGGTTCCGCGGTCAGCGGCTTCGCGCCCGGCGACCTCGTCGTCGCCCCGTTCGTCTGGTCCGACGGCACCTGTGACTTCTGCGGCGAGGGCCTGCACACGTCCTGCCCGCAGGGCGGCTTCTGGGGCTCGGTCGGCTCCGACGGCGGGCAGGGCGAGGCCGTGCGCGTGCCCTTCGCCGACGGCACCCTGGTCAAACTCCCGGCCGAAGCCGCCTCCGACGACCGGCTGCTGACCGCGCTGCTCGCGCTCTCCGACGTCATGGGCACCGGGCACCACGCCGCCGTCGGCGCCGGGGTGCGGGCCGGCTCCACGGTCGCGGTCGTCGGCGACGGCGCGGTCGGGCTGTGCGGGGTGCTGGCCGCCAAGCGGCTCGGCGCCGAGCGGATCATCGCCCTCGGCCGCCACCAGGTGCGTACCGACATCGCGAAGACCTTCGGCGCCACCGATGTCGTCGCGGAGCGCGGCGAAGCTGCCGTCGCGGCCGTCCGCGAGCTGACCGGCGGTCAGGGCGCGCACGCCGTGATCGAGGCCGTCGGCACCGAGCAGTCGATGCGTACGGCCGTCGGGATCACCCGCGACGGCGGCGCGATCGGCTACGTGGGCGTGCCCCACGGCAGCGGCACCGGCCTGGACCTCGGCGTGATGTTCGACCGGAACATCGCCCTGCGTGGGGGCGTCGCGCCCGTCCGCGCCTACATCCCCGAGCTGCTGCCCGACATTCTGGACGGCACGATCGACCCGTCGCCCGTCTTCGACCTGTCGGTCGGCCTCGACGGCGTACCGGCCGGCTACAAGGCGATGGACGAGCGCACCGCGCTCAAGGTCATCATCAAGCCGTGA
- a CDS encoding lysoplasmalogenase yields MSTRRHEPTAVAGRASRDRTGRALLLSFLLAVGCDLAFLVLGPDIGHQVAKPLLMPLLAAYAITRGAPRTLVAALLFGWGGDVFLLGDADWAFLVGMGSFAAGHVCYLVLFGRTRTSGLLAAVFGTALVAAVAQLWPDLPAELRIPVAGYSLLLTAMAYRSSGLGLVARAGGALFLLSDTLIATGVAEWPQPPAPDFWIMLTYCAAQLLLATGVLLRVPQAYRESPTFV; encoded by the coding sequence GTGAGCACGCGGCGGCACGAGCCCACCGCTGTCGCCGGCCGTGCGTCCCGCGATCGGACCGGCCGGGCCCTCCTCCTCTCCTTCCTCCTCGCAGTCGGCTGCGATCTGGCCTTCCTCGTCCTCGGCCCGGACATCGGGCACCAGGTCGCCAAGCCCCTCCTGATGCCGCTGCTCGCGGCATACGCCATCACCCGCGGTGCGCCCCGGACGCTCGTCGCCGCGCTGCTCTTCGGCTGGGGCGGCGATGTCTTCCTGCTCGGCGACGCGGACTGGGCCTTCCTCGTCGGCATGGGGTCATTCGCTGCCGGACACGTCTGCTACCTGGTCCTCTTCGGACGTACGCGTACCTCCGGACTGCTCGCGGCGGTCTTCGGCACCGCTCTCGTCGCCGCCGTCGCGCAACTGTGGCCCGACCTCCCTGCCGAGCTGCGCATCCCGGTCGCCGGTTACTCGCTGCTGCTCACCGCCATGGCCTACCGCTCCAGCGGACTCGGCCTCGTCGCCCGCGCGGGCGGCGCGCTCTTTCTGCTCTCCGACACGCTGATCGCCACCGGTGTCGCCGAGTGGCCGCAGCCACCGGCGCCCGACTTCTGGATCATGCTCACCTACTGCGCGGCGCAGCTGCTGCTGGCCACCGGCGTGCTGCTGCGGGTTCCGCAGGCGTACCGTGAGAGTCCTACATTCGTATGA
- a CDS encoding DUF485 domain-containing protein — protein MATDALPPPGGTDTSPAQPTTESFVEVQESAEFGELRRTYRSFAFPLTVAFIAWYLLYVLLSNYAGGFMGTKLFGNINVALVFGLAQFATTFLIAWLYSRHAAAKLDPKADAIKSRMEADA, from the coding sequence GTGGCTACCGATGCACTGCCGCCCCCGGGCGGTACGGACACCAGCCCCGCTCAGCCCACGACAGAGTCGTTCGTCGAGGTGCAGGAGAGTGCGGAATTCGGCGAACTGCGCCGCACATACCGCTCCTTCGCCTTCCCCCTGACCGTTGCCTTCATCGCCTGGTATCTGCTGTACGTCCTGCTGTCCAACTACGCCGGCGGCTTCATGGGCACGAAGCTCTTCGGCAACATCAACGTCGCCCTCGTCTTCGGACTCGCCCAGTTCGCCACCACCTTCCTCATCGCCTGGCTCTACTCGCGTCACGCTGCCGCGAAGCTCGACCCGAAGGCCGACGCGATCAAGTCCCGTATGGAGGCTGACGCATGA
- a CDS encoding solute symporter family protein, giving the protein MSAAYAANPTVLLAAEGASEHRPLIITLFACFVVATLVITVWAGRQTKNAADFYAGGRQFTGFQNGLAVSGDYMSAASFLGIAGAIALFGYDGFLYSIGFLVAWLVALLLVAEPLRNSGRYTMGDVLAYRMRQRPVRTAAGTSTIVVSIFYLLAQMAGAGVLVSLLLGITSDAGKIAIVALVGVLMIVYVTIGGMKGTTWVQMVKAVLLIAGTVLITFLILLKFNFNLSDLLGSAAKNSGKGSAFLEPGLKYGATSISKLDFISLGIALVLGTAGLPHILIRFYTVPTAKAARKSVNWAIGIIGAFYLMTIVLGFGAAALLKPGDIIASNKAGNTAAPLAALEIGGGSGSTGGSILLAVISAVAFATILAVVAGLTLASSSSFAHDIYANVIRKGQATEKEEVRAARWATVAIGIVSIALGALARDLNVAGLVALAFAVAASANLPTILYSLFWKRFTTKGALWSIYGGLTASVVLVLFSPVVSGKPTSMFKEADFYWFPLENPGIVSIPLGFLLGWLGSLLSKEEPDKGKYAELEVKSLTGIGAH; this is encoded by the coding sequence ATGAGCGCCGCGTACGCCGCGAATCCCACGGTCCTGCTCGCCGCCGAAGGGGCGAGCGAGCACCGGCCGCTGATCATCACGCTTTTCGCGTGTTTCGTCGTCGCGACCCTCGTCATCACGGTGTGGGCCGGCCGGCAGACCAAGAACGCCGCCGACTTCTATGCCGGCGGCCGTCAGTTCACCGGATTCCAGAACGGCCTCGCCGTCTCCGGCGACTACATGTCCGCCGCGTCGTTCCTCGGTATCGCCGGCGCCATCGCGCTCTTCGGCTACGACGGCTTCCTGTACTCGATCGGTTTCCTGGTCGCCTGGCTGGTCGCTCTGCTGCTGGTCGCCGAACCGCTGCGCAACTCCGGCCGCTACACGATGGGCGATGTCCTCGCCTACCGGATGCGCCAGCGCCCTGTCCGTACCGCCGCCGGCACCTCCACCATCGTCGTCTCGATCTTCTATCTGCTGGCGCAGATGGCGGGGGCGGGCGTGCTGGTCTCGCTGCTGCTCGGCATCACCAGCGACGCGGGCAAGATCGCTATCGTCGCGCTGGTCGGCGTTCTGATGATCGTGTACGTGACCATCGGCGGGATGAAGGGCACCACCTGGGTGCAGATGGTCAAGGCCGTCCTGCTCATCGCGGGCACCGTGCTCATCACCTTCCTGATCCTGCTGAAGTTCAACTTCAACCTCTCGGACCTGCTCGGCTCGGCGGCGAAGAACAGCGGCAAGGGATCGGCGTTCCTGGAGCCCGGTCTCAAGTACGGCGCCACCAGCATCTCGAAGCTGGACTTCATCTCGCTCGGCATCGCGCTGGTCCTCGGCACCGCGGGCCTGCCGCACATCCTGATCCGGTTCTACACAGTGCCGACCGCCAAGGCCGCCCGTAAGTCCGTGAACTGGGCCATCGGCATCATCGGTGCCTTCTACCTGATGACGATCGTGCTCGGCTTCGGCGCGGCCGCGCTGCTCAAGCCCGGCGACATCATCGCCTCGAACAAGGCGGGCAATACCGCGGCTCCACTGGCGGCGCTGGAGATCGGCGGCGGATCAGGCTCCACCGGGGGCTCGATTCTGCTGGCGGTCATCTCTGCGGTCGCCTTCGCCACCATCCTCGCGGTGGTCGCGGGCCTCACCCTGGCGTCCTCGTCGTCGTTCGCGCACGACATCTACGCGAACGTCATCCGCAAGGGCCAGGCCACCGAGAAGGAAGAGGTCCGCGCCGCCCGCTGGGCGACGGTCGCCATCGGCATCGTCTCCATCGCGCTCGGGGCGCTCGCCCGTGACCTGAACGTCGCCGGCCTGGTGGCGCTCGCCTTCGCGGTCGCCGCGTCGGCGAATCTGCCGACGATCCTCTACAGCCTGTTCTGGAAGAGGTTCACCACGAAGGGCGCCCTGTGGTCCATCTACGGCGGCCTGACCGCGTCGGTGGTGCTGGTGCTCTTCTCGCCGGTCGTCTCCGGCAAGCCCACCTCGATGTTCAAGGAAGCGGACTTCTACTGGTTCCCGCTGGAGAACCCGGGCATCGTCTCGATCCCGCTGGGCTTCCTGCTCGGCTGGCTCGGCTCCCTCCTGTCGAAGGAGGAGCCCGACAAGGGCAAGTACGCGGAGCTCGAGGTCAAGTCCCTCACCGGGATCGGGGCACACTGA
- a CDS encoding CoA transferase, whose amino-acid sequence MAHTSLSGTSSGGTSSSGTAHAWAALGGDPALLDRVRYEGTGGLPARLPVMELARSCVAVCALAAAELAARRTGGPVPAVRVDDGAVTAAFHSDRLVRVDGVAPTTFAPLSRFWRAEDGWVRTHANYPHHRARLLSALGLPGDADVEAVAAGIGRRRALEVEETVYAAGGLAVAARTPEEWAAHDQGSRAAAHPLLALTPVHELDEQPPRILPELTGQTLLPAAGLRVLDLTRVLAGPIATRTLALLGADVLRIDSPRLPESQEAHNDTGMGKRSTLLDLGDRVRDRRIFEELLESADVVVLGYRPGALDRFRGMAPAALAARNPGLVIAQLSAWGRYGPWAERRGFDSLVQVATGIAAVEGDHGQPGALPAQALDHGTGYLLAAGVLRALTEQHDEGRARLVRLSLTQTAAWLMNRLRKDPAEEAGVGAVYAPEQWLTETDSPMGRLRHAVAPVSFTGGPANWLRPPGFWGADPPEWR is encoded by the coding sequence ATGGCTCACACATCCTTGAGCGGTACGTCTTCGGGCGGCACGTCTTCGAGCGGCACGGCACACGCGTGGGCGGCGCTCGGCGGCGATCCCGCGCTCCTCGACCGCGTCAGGTACGAAGGCACGGGCGGACTGCCCGCCCGGCTGCCCGTCATGGAGCTGGCCCGCTCCTGCGTGGCGGTCTGCGCACTGGCCGCCGCCGAACTCGCCGCGCGCCGCACCGGTGGTCCGGTCCCGGCCGTCCGGGTCGACGACGGGGCGGTGACCGCAGCGTTCCACAGCGACCGGCTGGTACGGGTCGACGGCGTGGCGCCGACGACCTTCGCCCCGCTGTCCCGCTTCTGGCGGGCGGAGGACGGCTGGGTCCGTACGCACGCCAACTACCCGCATCACCGGGCCCGGTTGCTGTCCGCACTCGGGCTGCCCGGCGACGCGGATGTGGAGGCCGTCGCCGCGGGGATCGGCCGGCGGCGGGCCCTGGAGGTCGAGGAGACCGTGTACGCGGCCGGCGGTCTCGCCGTCGCCGCCCGTACGCCCGAAGAGTGGGCGGCGCACGACCAGGGATCGCGGGCCGCCGCGCACCCGCTGCTGGCCCTCACGCCGGTCCATGAACTCGACGAGCAGCCACCGCGCATCTTGCCGGAGTTGACGGGCCAGACTCTGCTTCCGGCCGCCGGGCTGCGGGTCCTGGATCTCACCCGGGTACTCGCCGGGCCGATCGCCACCCGCACTCTCGCGCTGCTCGGCGCGGATGTGCTGCGGATCGACTCCCCCCGCCTGCCGGAGAGCCAGGAGGCGCACAACGACACGGGGATGGGGAAGCGTTCGACCCTGCTGGACCTGGGCGACAGGGTTCGCGACCGGCGGATCTTCGAGGAACTGCTGGAGAGCGCCGATGTGGTGGTGCTGGGCTACCGTCCCGGCGCACTGGACCGGTTCCGCGGAATGGCACCCGCAGCGCTCGCCGCACGCAACCCGGGGCTGGTGATCGCGCAGCTCTCCGCATGGGGCCGGTACGGGCCGTGGGCCGAACGGCGCGGCTTCGACAGTCTGGTGCAGGTGGCGACCGGTATCGCGGCGGTCGAGGGCGATCACGGACAGCCCGGCGCGCTGCCCGCCCAGGCGCTGGACCACGGCACCGGATATCTGCTGGCGGCCGGCGTGCTGCGCGCACTCACCGAGCAGCACGACGAGGGCAGGGCCAGGCTGGTCCGGCTCTCCCTCACCCAGACGGCGGCCTGGCTGATGAACCGGCTCAGGAAGGATCCGGCCGAGGAGGCCGGGGTTGGCGCTGTGTACGCCCCCGAACAGTGGCTCACGGAGACGGACAGCCCCATGGGCCGGCTGCGGCACGCCGTGGCGCCGGTCTCCTTCACCGGCGGCCCCGCCAACTGGTTGCGCCCACCCGGCTTTTGGGGAGCCGACCCGCCCGAGTGGCGCTGA
- a CDS encoding S8 family peptidase, giving the protein MAHLGSRRRRALALPAGLALTASLGFLPAGAASAAPADEVPAAVVTDGPKLSYVVNVKGGHGTAKSVKKAIAKAGGSVVIAYDQIGVIVVHSQNPDFAKAIRTVRGVASAGATRTAPIAPASDTAIDSERPLTAQEAKTAAAQATTGQDPLEPLQWDLPAIKADKAHQKTLGSKKVTVAVIDTGVDDTHPDLAPNFNANASANCVSGKPDTTPGSWRPAANESDHGTHVAGTIAAAKNGIGVTGVAPGVKVAGIKVATTDGFFYTEAVVCGFVWAAEHGVDVTNNSYYTDPWLFNCKNDPDQGALVEAHARAIRYAERKGTVNVAAAGNSEMDLAADEITDTTSPNDTTPVERVINPRECLDIPTQIPGVVTVSALGAKNLKSSYSNYGLGVIDISAPGGDSTVFQKPEAPAVDGRILSTLPGGKYGYKAGTSMASPHVAGVVALIKSTHPHASAAQVKALLYAQADDTACTNPYDINGDGTVDAVCEGGKRDNSFYGTGVADALDAVRR; this is encoded by the coding sequence ATGGCTCATCTGGGATCCAGACGGCGGCGCGCACTCGCCCTGCCTGCAGGTCTGGCGCTCACGGCCTCGCTCGGCTTCCTTCCGGCGGGAGCGGCCTCGGCCGCTCCCGCGGACGAAGTTCCCGCCGCGGTGGTGACCGACGGCCCGAAGCTGTCGTACGTCGTGAACGTCAAGGGCGGCCACGGCACCGCCAAGTCGGTCAAGAAGGCGATAGCCAAGGCCGGCGGCTCGGTGGTGATCGCCTACGACCAGATAGGCGTCATCGTCGTTCACTCGCAGAACCCGGACTTCGCCAAGGCGATCCGTACGGTCCGGGGGGTCGCATCGGCCGGCGCGACGCGCACTGCGCCGATCGCCCCCGCGAGTGACACGGCGATCGACTCCGAGCGCCCGCTGACCGCCCAGGAGGCGAAGACCGCGGCAGCGCAGGCCACGACGGGGCAGGACCCGCTCGAGCCGCTCCAGTGGGACCTGCCCGCCATCAAGGCGGACAAGGCACACCAGAAGACGCTGGGCAGCAAGAAGGTCACGGTCGCGGTCATCGACACGGGTGTCGACGACACGCACCCCGACCTCGCGCCCAACTTCAACGCCAACGCGTCGGCCAACTGCGTGAGCGGCAAGCCGGACACCACGCCCGGCTCCTGGCGGCCGGCCGCCAACGAGAGCGACCACGGCACGCATGTCGCGGGCACGATCGCCGCGGCCAAGAACGGTATCGGCGTCACCGGTGTCGCACCGGGCGTCAAGGTCGCCGGCATCAAGGTGGCGACCACGGACGGCTTCTTCTACACCGAAGCGGTCGTCTGCGGCTTTGTCTGGGCCGCCGAGCACGGCGTCGATGTGACCAACAACAGCTACTACACCGACCCGTGGCTGTTCAACTGCAAGAACGACCCCGACCAGGGCGCTCTCGTCGAGGCTCACGCCCGGGCCATCCGGTACGCGGAGCGCAAGGGCACGGTGAATGTCGCCGCGGCCGGCAACTCCGAGATGGACCTGGCCGCCGACGAGATCACGGACACGACGAGCCCGAACGACACCACCCCCGTCGAGCGGGTCATCAACCCCCGTGAGTGCCTGGACATTCCCACCCAGATTCCCGGGGTCGTCACCGTCTCCGCACTGGGTGCGAAGAACCTGAAGTCCTCGTACTCCAACTACGGTCTCGGCGTCATCGACATCTCCGCCCCGGGCGGTGACTCGACCGTCTTCCAGAAGCCGGAGGCGCCGGCCGTCGACGGCCGGATCCTGTCCACGCTGCCGGGCGGCAAGTACGGTTACAAGGCCGGTACGTCGATGGCCTCGCCGCATGTCGCGGGCGTGGTCGCGCTGATCAAGTCGACCCACCCGCACGCTTCGGCGGCGCAGGTGAAGGCGCTGCTCTACGCGCAGGCCGACGACACGGCCTGCACCAACCCGTACGACATCAACGGCGACGGCACGGTCGACGCGGTGTGCGAGGGCGGCAAGCGCGACAACAGCTTCTACGGAACGGGCGTCGCCGACGCCCTGGACGCGGTTCGCCGGTAA